Proteins from a single region of Peptococcaceae bacterium 1198_IL3148:
- the tatC gene encoding twin-arginine translocase subunit TatC translates to MSKDTEMSMVEHLEELRRAIIISLVATLVMTVVCLAFADRVLDILLSPVTSTGNEMVYIHVTEALMTKIGISFFLGFLTALPITLWQFWSFMIPALRKTERVYFTLFIVISFVMFIAGILFGFFAVYGLAIRFLLGYGGEELLPMISIGKYVSFTLTFLLPFGLVFELPLAAFFLGQLGILSYRLMIKFRKYALLISVVISAAIVPTPDMITPLLMASPMYLLYEFSAQIIRFIEWRKRKKAKKAEEENEEA, encoded by the coding sequence GTGTCAAAGGATACAGAAATGTCAATGGTGGAACATTTAGAAGAATTACGAAGGGCAATTATAATTTCACTAGTGGCGACCCTGGTAATGACCGTTGTCTGTTTGGCATTTGCTGACCGGGTTTTAGATATCCTTTTATCGCCGGTAACCAGTACTGGTAACGAGATGGTCTATATACATGTGACCGAAGCACTGATGACTAAGATCGGTATATCTTTTTTCTTGGGTTTTTTAACTGCTCTGCCCATCACGCTGTGGCAGTTTTGGAGTTTTATGATCCCAGCGCTCCGTAAAACCGAAAGGGTATATTTTACACTGTTTATTGTGATATCCTTTGTGATGTTTATTGCCGGTATATTATTTGGCTTTTTTGCAGTGTACGGTTTAGCCATTAGGTTCCTGCTGGGATACGGTGGCGAGGAATTGTTGCCAATGATCAGTATTGGCAAATACGTGTCCTTTACGTTGACATTTTTACTACCCTTTGGCTTAGTTTTTGAACTACCGCTGGCGGCATTCTTTTTAGGCCAATTGGGAATTTTAAGTTATCGACTGATGATTAAATTCCGTAAATACGCCCTACTGATTTCTGTAGTTATCTCAGCGGCCATTGTACCAACGCCCGATATGATCACGCCACTTTTAATGGCTTCACCGATGTACTTGTTATATGAATTTAGTGCCCAAATCATTCGGTTTATTGAATGGCGCAAACGCAAAAAAGCTAAAAAGGCAGAAGAAGAGAATGAAGAGGCTTGA
- a CDS encoding formate dehydrogenase accessory protein FdhE has protein sequence MEMGIGENTKLANFYLELMDLTDKVNSIEWKLELPAHVKDSWLQGTPLLTELQPETEQELLQEIVFKVFAAYFKWQPGPAKLPAETLKLLKKLTDDELKDLATTAINDIATNKTKWANQLQMSEELMDFLTTNIARLVLNSYAATVTKQLDLEKWKHGYCPICGDSPTMAKLTGKVGFRVLHCGRCETQWRYDRVGCPYCGTKDADKLSFITSEDNKQYRLYLCDQCKSYLKTVDERQCGEVDLFCEDLATADFDKLASSEGYQRGNKRYRA, from the coding sequence ATGGAGATGGGAATAGGCGAAAACACAAAACTGGCAAACTTTTATCTGGAACTAATGGATTTAACGGATAAAGTTAACTCCATAGAGTGGAAGTTAGAGCTACCGGCCCATGTTAAAGACAGTTGGCTTCAAGGGACACCGCTGCTAACGGAACTACAACCCGAAACAGAACAGGAATTATTGCAAGAGATTGTTTTTAAAGTATTTGCAGCCTATTTCAAATGGCAACCTGGTCCAGCTAAACTACCGGCGGAAACCCTGAAGTTATTGAAAAAATTAACTGACGATGAACTGAAGGATTTAGCCACCACAGCAATCAATGACATAGCCACTAACAAAACCAAGTGGGCCAATCAACTGCAAATGTCCGAGGAACTGATGGACTTTTTAACCACTAACATCGCTAGGTTGGTATTAAACAGTTATGCAGCCACTGTCACTAAGCAATTGGATTTAGAAAAGTGGAAGCATGGCTATTGCCCCATTTGTGGCGACAGCCCCACAATGGCTAAACTTACTGGTAAGGTGGGCTTTAGAGTGTTGCATTGCGGTCGTTGTGAAACCCAGTGGCGTTATGATCGGGTTGGGTGTCCCTACTGTGGTACTAAAGATGCTGACAAGCTATCCTTTATTACCTCAGAAGATAACAAACAGTATCGACTTTATCTGTGTGACCAATGTAAAAGTTATTTGAAAACAGTTGACGAACGTCAATGTGGTGAAGTAGACTTATTTTGTGAAGATTTGGCTACAGCCGATTTTGATAAGCTAGCTAGCAGCGAAGGCTACCAGCGTGGGAATAAAAGGTATCGCGCATAG
- the hybB gene encoding Ni/Fe-hydrogenase cytochrome b subunit has translation MASQVQVKGWSYKITPARIVMAALAALAAAIAVYRLCTGLGTVSNLSDEWPWGLWIGFDVLTGVALAGGGYGTALLVHVLHIEKFNVIARSAMLTSLLGYLLVLIGLFLDIGQWFNFWRPFVSWGYHSVLFEVFWCVSIYTTVQMIEFGEIATERIGKKWHKPLMKIMPFLFILGILLPTLHQSSLGGLYIIAVDKLHPLWWSMLLPVFFLMSSFFVGPAMVCVETTLAGKALNHQVDPKILRSLIRISGVVMILYLLLKFGDLIHRDALGYIFTGSLEGNMFLLEMVVGVIIPIIICFGPWSKTRAGLFTFGVLTAIGLVINRMNVVFTGMYQALGPGYFPSWMEFAVTIGLVSGAVLVYLFIAENFNILGHGEEHQTETA, from the coding sequence ATGGCATCTCAAGTGCAAGTTAAAGGATGGAGCTATAAAATTACCCCAGCACGGATAGTAATGGCGGCGTTGGCTGCGCTGGCCGCAGCAATAGCTGTTTACCGATTATGTACCGGGTTGGGGACGGTTTCAAACTTAAGTGATGAATGGCCATGGGGCCTTTGGATTGGCTTTGACGTATTAACCGGGGTTGCACTGGCTGGTGGTGGTTACGGTACCGCCCTACTGGTACATGTGTTACACATTGAGAAATTTAACGTGATTGCCCGCAGTGCGATGCTAACATCTTTATTAGGTTACCTGTTAGTACTGATTGGTTTATTCTTAGATATTGGGCAATGGTTTAACTTCTGGCGTCCCTTCGTATCTTGGGGTTACCATTCAGTGCTGTTTGAAGTTTTCTGGTGTGTATCTATTTATACCACAGTACAGATGATTGAATTTGGTGAAATTGCCACCGAAAGAATCGGTAAAAAATGGCATAAACCGCTGATGAAGATTATGCCCTTCCTGTTTATTTTGGGCATATTACTGCCAACCCTGCACCAGTCCTCACTGGGAGGTTTATACATCATTGCAGTTGATAAATTGCACCCACTGTGGTGGTCAATGTTACTGCCAGTATTCTTTTTAATGTCGTCCTTCTTTGTGGGACCGGCAATGGTTTGCGTAGAGACCACATTGGCCGGCAAGGCTTTGAATCACCAGGTGGATCCTAAAATACTGCGCAGTTTAATTAGGATCAGTGGCGTAGTGATGATTCTGTATTTACTGCTAAAGTTCGGCGATTTAATACATCGCGATGCCTTAGGTTATATATTTACTGGTAGCTTGGAGGGCAACATGTTCCTGTTGGAAATGGTAGTGGGGGTAATTATTCCAATTATCATTTGCTTTGGGCCATGGAGCAAAACCAGAGCAGGGTTATTCACCTTTGGTGTGCTAACCGCCATTGGCCTAGTGATTAACCGCATGAACGTGGTGTTTACCGGTATGTATCAAGCCCTTGGCCCTGGTTACTTCCCATCATGGATGGAGTTTGCAGTAACCATCGGTCTGGTAAGTGGGGCAGTATTGGTGTACCTGTTCATTGCAGAAAACTTTAACATTTTAGGACACGGTGAAGAACACCAGACAGAGACCGCATAA
- a CDS encoding 4Fe-4S dicluster domain-containing protein has translation MTMSVLVDLTRCTGCKACQTACKQWNDLPGIIPEFDNNLTFPPKMDGNTYTVVQHRVVKKDNQDVMRFAKTQCLHCLEPACASACFAKALQKTPEGPVVYYPHLCVGCRYCMLACPFGVPKFEWDEVFPLVAKCQFCFDPEGTYDRTGHGQAPACVDTCPNQTMMFGTREEMLKEAWNRINSDSRYIKHVFGEKEVGGTNWLYISDVPFENFGFKTDVTQRPLPEYTYDFSKYTFPVIITWGGLLTAMYFYTKRRNNIVKEDSHDQGIDV, from the coding sequence ATGACAATGAGCGTATTAGTTGATTTAACCAGATGTACTGGTTGCAAGGCATGTCAAACAGCCTGTAAACAGTGGAATGATCTGCCGGGCATTATACCGGAGTTTGATAATAACCTGACTTTTCCACCTAAGATGGACGGCAATACCTATACCGTTGTTCAACACCGGGTGGTAAAGAAGGATAACCAAGACGTAATGAGATTTGCTAAAACCCAGTGTCTCCATTGTCTAGAACCTGCCTGTGCTTCCGCATGTTTTGCAAAAGCACTGCAAAAAACACCTGAGGGACCAGTGGTTTATTACCCACATTTGTGTGTAGGTTGTCGTTATTGTATGCTGGCATGCCCCTTTGGGGTTCCTAAGTTTGAATGGGATGAAGTTTTCCCGCTAGTTGCTAAATGTCAGTTTTGCTTTGATCCAGAAGGCACCTACGACCGTACTGGTCATGGTCAAGCACCGGCTTGTGTAGACACATGCCCCAACCAGACCATGATGTTTGGTACCCGTGAAGAAATGCTTAAAGAAGCTTGGAACCGGATTAACAGCGATTCTAGGTACATTAAGCATGTGTTTGGTGAAAAAGAAGTGGGTGGAACAAACTGGTTATATATTTCAGATGTACCCTTTGAAAACTTTGGCTTCAAAACCGACGTTACTCAGCGGCCTCTGCCGGAGTATACCTATGATTTCTCAAAGTACACATTCCCGGTCATTATTACTTGGGGTGGCTTATTAACAGCCATGTACTTCTATACCAAACGTCGGAATAATATTGTTAAAGAAGATAGTCATGATCAGGGTATTGATGTTTAA
- the fdnG gene encoding formate dehydrogenase-N subunit alpha, with amino-acid sequence MRKLSRREFLKNLGLGTAGLSLFATPAIAAEATNGTVGNLATKITKLKETFTVCAYCGCGCGILLYSNDDNKIVYAEGDPDHPINEGTLCPKGNAIIDTYNIVPKKHAKRIVNTKRILKPLYRAPGSTQWEEKDWDWTLTEIAKRIKKTRDATFEHKDKNGVVVNRTTAINTLGSASLDNEENYLLHKMFRALGIINIEHHARLUHSSTVAGLANSFGRGAMTNHFVDYKNTDVFLMIGSNSAENHPQAQKWIGIAKATRGAKMIVADPRLTKSTVYADVFAQLRPGTDIPFLLGIMKYAIDNNLYHKDYVVNYTNASYLINPEFGFSEGLFTGAGQKDGKFTYDKSTWQYQQDGETVKRDLTLQDPNCVFQLLKKHLKRYDIKTVCNITGVPEDVYRNVCELYASTGAPNKAGNIIYAMGITQHTYGSQNVRACAMLQLLLGNIGIPGGGVNAQRGESNVQGSTDLAMLSHLLPGYLNVPNATIHKNLQEYLDKETPKSGYWSNKPKFLISQLRAFYGDNAKKENDFCFDWLPKVDGKNRTHMGCFQEMMDGNVKGLIAWGQNPAVGGAGSNFTRKAMEKLEWMVTVDLFETETAAFWHAPDVDPTKIQTECFFLPAAFSFEKEGTVSNSGRWVQWRYMAVPPPGEAKSDLWIAYQMFKAIRKQYEAGGKFPDPILGAKWDYDMPGHEEPDIEKIAVEINGYVAGKEDEPLATFANLADDGSTVCGMWIYAGYMAIDPDLKVPNCRRRNREDNGIGTYPKYSWCWPVNRRILYNRCSADMNGKPWDPERALFAWDGTKWLANDVPDFTATVPPEESGAKPFIMQPEGHGRFFANGLADGPFPEHYEPMEAPTENAMSKQQNNPAAVVFKGDWAKLAKLGDKNYPIVATTHRTIEHYQSGAVTRNSPTLSEIGPYMYVSISEDLAKERGIMPGDDVWVETIRGKIKCKASVLPIVKPLIVNGKKVEIVGMPWCFGYQGIVTGATANDLVPAVGDANTTIPESKAFMCNIKKA; translated from the coding sequence ATGAGAAAATTAAGCAGGCGCGAATTTCTTAAAAATTTAGGACTGGGTACAGCAGGATTATCACTATTTGCCACACCGGCCATTGCTGCTGAAGCAACAAATGGTACAGTGGGTAACTTAGCCACCAAAATCACCAAACTGAAAGAAACCTTTACAGTTTGTGCTTATTGCGGCTGTGGTTGTGGTATTCTGCTGTATTCTAATGATGACAACAAAATAGTCTATGCAGAGGGTGACCCTGATCACCCAATTAACGAAGGTACTTTATGTCCAAAGGGTAATGCAATTATTGATACCTATAATATTGTACCTAAAAAACACGCCAAAAGAATTGTCAACACCAAACGGATTCTTAAACCACTATATCGTGCCCCAGGGAGCACCCAGTGGGAAGAAAAGGATTGGGATTGGACATTAACTGAAATTGCTAAACGCATTAAAAAGACCAGAGATGCCACCTTTGAACATAAGGACAAAAATGGTGTCGTTGTTAACCGTACCACTGCCATTAACACCTTAGGTAGTGCGTCCCTTGATAACGAAGAGAACTATTTGTTGCACAAAATGTTCAGAGCTTTAGGTATTATCAATATCGAGCACCACGCCCGTCTCTGACATAGCTCCACTGTGGCCGGTCTGGCCAACTCATTCGGTCGTGGCGCAATGACAAACCACTTTGTTGACTACAAAAATACAGATGTATTTTTAATGATCGGTTCCAACTCTGCGGAGAACCACCCACAGGCACAAAAATGGATTGGTATAGCGAAAGCAACCCGTGGAGCTAAAATGATTGTGGCTGACCCGCGTTTAACCAAGTCCACAGTATATGCCGATGTCTTTGCCCAACTTCGCCCTGGTACCGACATTCCTTTCCTGTTGGGTATTATGAAATATGCCATTGATAATAATCTTTATCACAAGGATTATGTAGTTAACTATACAAATGCTAGTTATCTAATTAATCCAGAATTTGGTTTTTCCGAAGGATTGTTTACCGGTGCTGGTCAAAAGGACGGCAAGTTCACCTATGATAAAAGCACCTGGCAGTACCAACAGGATGGAGAAACAGTAAAAAGAGATCTCACTTTACAAGATCCAAACTGTGTATTCCAACTGTTGAAAAAGCATCTTAAACGTTATGACATTAAAACGGTTTGCAACATCACTGGTGTACCAGAAGATGTTTACCGCAATGTTTGTGAACTTTACGCTTCCACAGGGGCTCCCAATAAGGCTGGTAACATCATTTATGCCATGGGTATTACCCAGCATACCTATGGTAGCCAGAACGTTAGGGCTTGTGCCATGTTACAACTGTTGTTGGGTAATATTGGTATTCCAGGAGGCGGTGTTAACGCCCAGCGTGGTGAATCAAACGTACAAGGTTCCACAGACTTGGCGATGTTAAGTCACCTGTTACCTGGTTACTTAAATGTGCCCAATGCCACAATTCATAAAAATCTACAGGAATACTTGGATAAAGAAACCCCTAAATCTGGTTACTGGAGCAATAAGCCAAAATTCTTAATTAGTCAGTTAAGAGCTTTTTATGGCGATAACGCTAAGAAAGAAAACGACTTTTGCTTTGACTGGTTGCCAAAGGTAGACGGTAAAAACCGCACCCACATGGGTTGTTTCCAGGAAATGATGGATGGCAACGTCAAAGGACTGATTGCCTGGGGTCAAAACCCTGCAGTTGGTGGTGCTGGTTCTAATTTTACACGGAAAGCCATGGAAAAACTTGAGTGGATGGTTACCGTTGACCTATTTGAAACAGAAACCGCTGCCTTTTGGCATGCGCCGGATGTGGATCCCACTAAGATTCAAACCGAGTGTTTCTTCTTACCAGCAGCCTTCTCCTTTGAAAAAGAAGGGACCGTTAGTAACAGTGGACGCTGGGTTCAGTGGCGTTATATGGCAGTGCCCCCGCCGGGTGAGGCCAAGAGTGACCTATGGATTGCCTATCAAATGTTTAAAGCCATCCGTAAGCAGTATGAAGCCGGTGGCAAATTCCCTGACCCAATTTTAGGTGCCAAATGGGACTATGATATGCCGGGACACGAAGAACCGGATATCGAAAAAATTGCGGTGGAAATTAACGGTTATGTTGCCGGTAAAGAAGATGAGCCGCTGGCCACCTTTGCTAATTTAGCTGATGATGGCTCCACTGTTTGTGGTATGTGGATTTATGCCGGTTATATGGCCATAGATCCAGACCTGAAGGTACCCAATTGTAGACGCCGCAACAGAGAAGACAATGGTATCGGAACCTATCCTAAATATTCCTGGTGCTGGCCGGTAAACCGTCGTATTCTTTATAACCGTTGTAGTGCCGATATGAATGGTAAGCCTTGGGACCCAGAGCGGGCACTATTTGCTTGGGACGGCACCAAGTGGCTTGCCAATGACGTGCCTGACTTTACAGCAACGGTACCACCTGAAGAATCAGGGGCTAAACCATTTATTATGCAACCCGAAGGACACGGCAGATTCTTTGCCAACGGATTGGCCGATGGTCCATTCCCAGAGCACTATGAACCGATGGAAGCGCCAACAGAAAACGCTATGTCTAAGCAGCAAAATAACCCAGCAGCGGTTGTATTTAAAGGCGACTGGGCTAAACTGGCTAAATTGGGAGACAAAAATTATCCAATAGTAGCTACCACCCACCGTACAATTGAGCACTATCAGAGTGGTGCGGTAACCCGTAACAGCCCGACATTATCGGAAATTGGACCTTACATGTATGTGTCTATTTCCGAAGACCTGGCTAAAGAAAGGGGAATTATGCCCGGAGATGATGTTTGGGTTGAAACGATACGCGGCAAAATCAAGTGTAAGGCCTCGGTATTGCCTATTGTCAAGCCGTTAATCGTTAACGGTAAGAAAGTAGAAATTGTGGGAATGCCCTGGTGCTTTGGTTACCAAGGTATTGTGACCGGTGCCACAGCAAACGATCTTGTACCTGCTGTGGGCGATGCCAATACAACTATACCAGAGTCCAAAGCATTCATGTGCAATATCAAGAAGGCCTAG